Genomic window (Candidatus Thermoplasmatota archaeon):
AAGAATCACACCACCACCAATAACAGTAAACCAAGAAGGAACTTGACCAATCCATGGTAACAACAAAGCCAAAATACTTGAACCAATAGGCTCACCAAGTAGACTAACAGAAGCCACAGATGCTGGTATAAATTTAAGAGCCCAGTTATACAACGTATGACCAAGGATACCAGCTACAAAAGCCAATAACAAAATGATCCCGTATTCTTCAAGCAACAAACCATAAACAGGCTGTTCAAAAAACAAACAAAAGAAAAACAAACCTATCGTACCAACACCATATACAATAAAAGCATAGGTGACAACACTAATTTTCTTACGCATCAACCTGCCACCAAGAATATACAAACCAGCTGCTACGCCACCGAGCATAGCAAGTATATTTCCCTCAAATGTATCAGCAGACGAAAAACCATAATTACCGTATACAAGAAGAATAACGCCGCTAACAGACATAGAAATGCCAAAAATGTTAACAGAAGATAGTTTCTCTTTTAAGAGATAAAACGCAAGAGGAGCAACAATGATAGGATGAGCAGTCACCAACAAAACAGAGCTAGCAACAGAAGTACTAGTGAGAGATGTAACCCAAAAAGCAAAATGAGCAGAAAGAATAAGACCAATGACACACATAAAAACAACATCTCTTCTACTCAAATCAACAATTTCACACCTACTCTTTTTACGAAGCAAAACAAAAGGCATAATCAAAAACCAAGTAAACAACAACCTAAAAAAAGCAATAGACAATGGAGGAGTACCAAAACCTTTTTCTAGACTAACAATCAAAATAGCGGCAAAAGAAACAGAAAAAATAGATACAAACAAAGCAACATATGGTTTATTCATCAACAACCGATAACACACCATCTGTTTTCTCGTTTTCTCCAACAAGCGATCTACCGCGATAAAACAATAGAAAAATAGTTACAAATACTCCAAAAGCACCTAATATAGCAAAAGGTACCCATATGCCAAAAATATCTGACAAGATACCGCTGATGAACATTACTAGAGTACCACCAACAAGCTGAACAGTAAAAATATAACCAAAGGTTTTACTCTCCATAGTCTCATCGGTAACAGTTGAAGTAAAACAAAACAGAGCAGGGTAAGTCAAAAAAGTAGAAACCCCTAATAAAAAAACAGAGGAGATAATAAAAAAAATGTTGATAGACATAGCAATTAATAAACCTGAAACTCCCATAATGAAATAAGCAAAAAATATGACTGTACGTCTACCAAAAAAACCTTGGATTCTCGAATAAGAAAACGACACTACAACTCCAACGCCAATCCACAAAGTAGTTAAAAGACCGATATAAGTAAGTGAAAGACTAGTCTGTTCACTTAAAAACAAGGGGAAATAATTAATAAAAATACTCCAGGCTACTCCACTTAAGATATATGCTGGTAACAATATCTTAACATTTTTAAAAACCGTCCAAGCTTCATCCAACGCCTCGCTCAG
Coding sequences:
- a CDS encoding DMT family transporter gives rise to the protein MVCYRLLMNKPYVALFVSIFSVSFAAILIVSLEKGFGTPPLSIAFFRLLFTWFLIMPFVLLRKKSRCEIVDLSRRDVVFMCVIGLILSAHFAFWVTSLTSTSVASSVLLVTAHPIIVAPLAFYLLKEKLSSVNIFGISMSVSGVILLVYGNYGFSSADTFEGNILAMLGGVAAGLYILGGRLMRKKISVVTYAFIVYGVGTIGLFFFCLFFEQPVYGLLLEEYGIILLLAFVAGILGHTLYNWALKFIPASVASVSLLGEPIGSSILALLLPWIGQVPSWFTVIGGGVILFGIYLTTKSKNGKTVTGSHT
- a CDS encoding MFS transporter; protein product: MASLLSAGSLTAGISGFFLSVGVLLMCLNMILLTRVEGFLTLLFFMLFLRFSSSFFHPIGIGWISRTFKKDRLDWTMGIQSGFGDLGAFFAIFTTLFIADLSGWRMPLYIWCIIGVLILIFGLFITSEVDSSFNKNNDKKTKQNLSEALDEAWTVFKNVKILLPAYILSGVAWSIFINYFPLFLSEQTSLSLTYIGLLTTLWIGVGVVVSFSYSRIQGFFGRRTVIFFAYFIMGVSGLLIAMSINIFFIISSVFLLGVSTFLTYPALFCFTSTVTDETMESKTFGYIFTVQLVGGTLVMFISGILSDIFGIWVPFAILGAFGVFVTIFLLFYRGRSLVGENEKTDGVLSVVDE